In the genome of Caenorhabditis elegans chromosome IV, the window GAACGCAATTGTGTTGAAAAACCTCATCTTGTTCTGCTCGCcatttctgcaaaaactttttaaaatatacatttccTCTCGGCAGTCTTACGCAAGTTTTTCGAAGAGATATACCGACGAGCATGAAGTGACCAAGTTGAGGATCGGAGCAATAATTGTGAAGTAGGCAGATGAGATTTCTGAGTGACCTAGGACTTTGTGGAAGAATGTTGGGCCAAATTGGTAGAAAAGTTGGAGGGCACATCCATAGGCAAATGAGGTGAAGAATATCACCCAGATACGGAAGTCCTGGTAGATTGATAAATATGGAATCCGGAGATCGAATGTTCGAGAACGGGTGCGTTCGTATTCGAACATTgcctgaagttttttttcaattcaatttaagACTCTAAAATAAAGGAATAAACTAGGTATTTACATTGCAAAATCCGATTGTCCCGGCTCGCTCCTTAAAGTCCTCATCAAAATGAATGAGaacaaaaacgaagaaaatgatAACAATTGTGATGACTGCTCCATAATGTGCAGAATGCCATCCAAGAGAAGATGAAGCCATATGGGAAACTATTGGATGCacgaatatttcagaaatatggGAATATGCAAAGACAATGATGGGGACGGCGATATGATCGAATGGAATGAAAACTGATAGCTTGCAGATGTACGGGATGAAAGCTGCGAGGGAGCAAcctggaaatgaaaatttagtcAAGTTggagtaaattttcaaagagaaaACTTATGTTTCAATCcatccagaaaaatttttataattaagttagaaaagttcaaatgttgaatttctgatcggaacattgaaaaacttaTACTTTTTTACATagatttctaatttcaaaatttcaaaaaattaccttgAAATATGCGAAGTATAATTGCCAAAAGATATGTTTTCGCATTCACACATATCGGAAAAAACAAGGCAGGGATAATGCTTATAAAAGCACACATTACAAAActtcttctaaaaataaaagatgTATATCTATTACTTCTAAGCGATGTCTTACCTGAATCCCATATTGTTATAAGCAAATGTTATCGGAGTAGCCGCTAGTACCGTACCCACCGAGGTTACAGTAATCAACGATTCCTTTTGAGGATTTGAAAGGTAGTAGACATACTTGACAATGACATCACGGGAGGTTTGCTTTGCCGGGTCGTATTGGTTATCGATTTCTTCATAGACTGAAAAGTACGGTTGGGTCAGCAGCCGACAAAATCTGGGTCAAGATACCCAGTGCGTAACTGACTCTAGCATATTTCAAGTACACACGTTCAGAGATGTGCagcacaattttttcgatagaTTTACGAAATCCACTTTTCTCATCGttttgtcaaatatttttattgaaatttacatAGAAATATAGAGAAATATTCTTACTTTCTGATAGTAATATTACctttaattaaaagttttgcaatttaatttccagaaaaaaactttggccCAACAATGACAACTTGTATTTTTAGATGTTCAAAATTacatcatttcatttttgtccCGTCTTAACAAACCCCATGTATGTTATTGTGAACTGTTTACCTTATCCAATTAGCCCAAAACCCGATACAGAAGACACACTAGACACAGACCACAAACAATCACAAAAATCTCAATCAGTTTACCAGTTTCTCCTCCACGAAAACCGAATCAAATGACCGTAAGACAAATGACCGTAAGAACGGGACGCAAAATAACAACTTTCGTAGCATCCCTTTCTTTCCTGATTTGTTTCTTGTAGTGTATGTGATCTTACAGGGATGTCTAGCCAATGTAGTCTTCCTACAGATACATACAATACGGTTACAGGGGAACGCAGTCAATCTTATCACTTTTGTCGCCGCGCCCCTCTCTTCTTATTTTGATGTGACCATCAAGTGGTATCGGATCAGAGACCATCAAAGAAAGGATTTCGATGCAACTGATAACAAAAGATTTGtttgttcgttttttgaagttaGCAGCCGACATGATGCCGGGCTCATTGATTGAGACGTCACTTTAAAGGCACGCGGTGCATTTCACAGTgagtctcgccacgatctcagTCATAATGTATGATTAACTTAAGTTAGGAACTAGAGCTAAAAACTACTACAAACTTACAGTCTGATTCTgaagaatttcgaaattcgtGAAGAAAGTTGATTGTCGACTGATAGACTGTGGGATTCGAGTAGATCGACGCCATGCACAATGTGCagaggaaaatgaaaaagaatggaatgtgctgaaaaaaattcacaaaaatttaacaaaaaaaaacaaatcgaaaaaacgcCTGCCTACCCGCCTGGCTACCTGCTTGCTTGCTTGGCAGGCGTAGGCAGGCGTTGGAACAAGTGAGGTTATGTGTGCCTACATAGCAGGCAGACTTCTTCCATTAACTATCAGCTTtccttattcatttttcttaactCACTTTGATATTCTCCATGCTCGGAGACGATTTTTTCTCTTCATAACCATCCTCCGTATGCTTCGGAGAAACCGTGCTCATTTCGtgtgaatctgaaaatcaaaattgaaaacgaaaaaatgtatgtaaaagtttgaaacaatggaaaacaacaaaaactcacgagttttcttttgtttccaATCTATTTGGGAGAGACTGGCTGAGAggtggaaaatcaaaaaaccgtAGAGGACATGCACGGTTTGCATAATCTGCTCATGACGGGCAGTTTTCCAGCGGCACACGCATCTTTTTCAAAGATCTGGAATGATGATGGGGAATTCGGGGAAAATGGGAAactgaacgttttttttttgagttgtggagctttaaaagttttttaaagttttttttagagaacGTGAAAATTCCAGGTTCTCATTACGGTGACTGAAGATAacacatatattttttgttttgttcaaaCGTGCTTGCGCGTTCCTACACCTGCCTGCGCCTGCCTACGTCTGCCTACTCCTGTCTACGCCGTAGGAACGGCATAGGCACGTATGCAGGCAGGCAAAGAGcaaattcagtaaaaattgtttaatattttagttttattatttaggctttttgtaaaatttgaaatgtatcttcactatttatttttttaagttcaaaaacaaccaaatttatcaaatatcATGTAACAACAATCTTTGGCCAAAAATGTATCGTCtaaacattttgatatttgaaacatttgtcaaatttcatatcttcatattttgattttcattcaccttttttcctatttttttcaactttcatcTAGTATCGCATTTCAAGAtgcaatttgaataaattgccCGTGGCGACCTTTCAAACATTCAAATGAAGGTATTTGCCAAACAATGTCCCTGGCAATCACATTccatcagaaaaaaaactattttttattgtcagctaaaagttttcaagaagttatGAGCTTTTTCACCTGCCTCTCGACGGTTTCCGGGTGAAAAGCTGGCGGGAGTGAATAGGGATTTTCATGGTATTGAAAGTActgttttagaaaactttgTGTCATTAGCTGATTCATACACTCTGAGCTGCTTTTAGGGCAAGTTAGAGGCTCACAACGACTTTTGGAATGTGGGGTGTCTAGTGGAGATCATTTATCGTTTGCAAACTATGATAAGTTTGCAAAAGTGTTCACTGGATTCAGTGATTTGTAGCTAACAGTTTCCCAAACAAGGATCATTTTGAACCCTCGTTTACCCATTCTGGACACAAATTCTATTTCTGAACCGCACATATCTGATTCGAAAGTGAGAAGAGTCACGCTTGTGTTCCTCAAAGTGTCACACACGCACATCGGTCACTGATCAAGTTTAATCTTCCGACGGTCATCCCCAGCCCGCGACACGCTTAAAAAAGATAAACGTCACTTTATCACACTTCATGGTCACCAgtcgaaaaaaggaaaaaaagagacagGAGAAATAGTCATTGTGTAATATCATCACCTAGTCGTTTTCTTTATCTTAGCGTTGGCATTGTCctttttttatcagaaaaaaaataatgaccATCTCAGAAGCATGCCCCTTACAGTTCTTTGTGTGTGTCCCGAAATTCTTTCGAGGTCGCCGGACGTCATATCAGGCAGAAAAAGTGGTGAAGTGGTTGAAAAAGTacttgaaacgttttttttttgggttctgTGTTCCGAAACAGTTTAGGGAAGGAAATTGTTGCCAAATAATCCTTCTGTTCAAATGACGGATTAGAAATAAGAAGATCGAAAGTTGAAACCCACCATTTTTCAAGAGGTTTTTGACGTCACACTTATAGGTTTAGGAAAACCTATTAGAAATTTGGAACTTGACGAATTTGTTCGGAGACTGAATCGAAGatcgtttttgaaattgattttggaatttggaatttttttttggaatttggcaCAACTGCCTGACTTCCGTTCACCTACACGCGTACCTACTGGCGAAATTAAAGCGGTAGGCAAACAGTCAGGTGTCAGGCATAAAATAGGCTTATACATGTTTGTCTTGAACCAGAGTTCAGGGATTTTATGTGGATTTTAGGAATTCAAAGATACTCGGCGACTTCTTGCCTACCTGTCTGCCTCACCTATGCCTACATGCTGGCCTACTCGGAAAAGTAAAGCATAGACGGAAGGCAGGCATGCGGCAGGCACACAACCAAAATCATTACACTGAATTTCCAGTTCCTTTGGACTTAGCGTAAATGTGCGGCCGACATCAGCCAAGTTCAAAGAAATGTAGACATGTAGAGGTGGAGCGAAAACGCCCTGTGTTGTCAAAATCAGTGCTCCCTtttatgcctgcctgcctgcctacgttttgcaaaaagttacacatttcaaaattagcaatttttaaaaattcaacttgaATCCAGATATAATTTGACTATCTTCCGGCTCGCTTCgaccaaattatttttcactacGTGGatttctgatttaaaaaagaaaataatgttttattgcgaaaatttaaagtttcaaagttcgaaaaaacaaattccgGCAGTTTAAGGCCACAAAGGCTACAAAAATATCCACTGGCCATTATTACAGCATAACCTTCAACTTCTGACCAACCATGACTCATCACCCATTAACTTTACTACCCATCTTGATTTCATTTCCTATGATGttacaaagaaaaatgtgactgTATATGTTCTTTTAGTTGAACTTATTTGAGCATACAAGgccaattccaaaaatgcacTTGTCACAAACTAATCACGTGTAAACCACTGTTTCGTCGTGACTTCCAAGGAGGGGGTCAATCCGTTTCGCaaactgttttgttttttctttcacaGTCTTCAAGAGGAGACAAGACGCAGACAGGCCGTCACAGCTGAACCATTGAAAAGGGCGGAGTGTGGGCGGGCGAAGAAAAACCAAAGCTAAGAGTGTCCAGCAGCCGACGACGAGAACCGATTCAGAAGACGATCAACTCTTGAACGATGGTGTGCAGCAGAAGTGTGTCCTTACTTTTTACTCTTTTGGTTGGGGTGTATGCCTCTACGGCAACTGATCCTATTGAttcggtgagtttttttagaaaataacttTCAGTCAATATATATGGTGTCCCTtgagatttatcaaaaaaaaaaattcaactgaaaaaagttgctgtttttcttaataattttgtagttcgaatgaaatttttacagaatgtTTAATACTTACTTAATTGGAGATTTGTCATGATTGCCAATTCACATGAACTTTTAATCGGCGAGTACTGTAAGAAGTTCCCACGCGTTAGATACAGTCATTCCGGTAAATTGGCTTCTAACTCCGAAacactctgaaattttttacagaaaattctttattcactgatattaaaatattttcagtcaattcaTAGTTCTAGTGTTACGCTTATTTTATGGGCGGAAAAActtcaagcaaaaaatttttttgtttctaatattttattaaaaaaactaagcTCCACCTAAGTAGGCGACGCACCTGCCTACTGCCTAATAGCTCTTCTTCAGAtctgttttattgaaaaacgagggaaattagaaaaatcagtGATTTGTACTGAACATTGTAAGTTCAcaacaaaatgtaaaaaataggCGGTAGGTAGGCTGGTAGGCCTGAGGTAGGCATGAATTAGGCAAATAGGTAGCAGCGCCTACATTCCAATTTCATGAAACGGTTTTCCGATCCTTTT includes:
- the C39E9.7 gene encoding MFS domain-containing protein (Confirmed by transcript evidence); translated protein: MSTVSPKHTEDGYEEKKSSPSMENIKHIPFFFIFLCTLCMASIYSNPTVYQSTINFLHEFRNSSESDFYEEIDNQYDPAKQTSRDVIVKYVYYLSNPQKESLITVTSVGTVLAATPITFAYNNMGFRRSFVMCAFISIIPALFFPICVNAKTYLLAIILRIFQGCSLAAFIPYICKLSVFIPFDHIAVPIIVFAYSHISEIFVHPIVSHMASSSLGWHSAHYGAVITIVIIFFVFVLIHFDEDFKERAGTIGFCNAMFEYERTRSRTFDLRIPYLSIYQDFRIWVIFFTSFAYGCALQLFYQFGPTFFHKVLGHSEISSAYFTIIAPILNLVTSCSSVYLFEKLANGEQNKMRFFNTIAFGTCGIFLFTLGFFNPVNHKYIVTVMYILASSLLGCSYAGHLRMNQLRSGHLHLFLLVNIFIVNSTAMFFSSLLNVLIAKNTDYSSWSTLFIVHAIFLIIANIIFFFFCSSERAPWAKEGYEDSSIQPYRDEPLPQFPL